Proteins found in one Litorihabitans aurantiacus genomic segment:
- a CDS encoding DUF3099 domain-containing protein, with the protein MDQVPSITSAQRSRGQDVSGRAMQYAIMMGIRVACFFAAIFTEGWLRWTFAAGAVVLPYIAVVIGNAGRRRRASDNAANLLDTGALPHEPTPRWEPPRPGGTA; encoded by the coding sequence ATGGATCAGGTCCCCTCGATCACGTCGGCCCAGCGCTCGCGCGGGCAGGACGTCTCGGGGCGCGCGATGCAGTACGCGATCATGATGGGCATCCGCGTCGCGTGCTTCTTCGCGGCCATCTTCACCGAGGGCTGGCTGCGGTGGACCTTCGCCGCGGGCGCCGTCGTGCTGCCCTACATCGCGGTCGTCATCGGCAACGCGGGGCGGCGCCGCCGGGCCTCCGACAACGCCGCGAACCTGCTCGACACCGGCGCCCTCCCCCACGAGCCGACGCCGCGGTGGGAGCCCCCTCGCCCGGGCGGGACCGCGTGA
- the serB gene encoding phosphoserine phosphatase SerB, which produces MTSTQPISDPTTTSTPDGGVPVPRRLVVMDVDSTFITAEVVELLAEHAGARAEVAAITEAAMRGELDFAASLHARVATLAGLPTSVFEDVRARLEVSPGVPELVAFLAERRWPLALVSGGFIEVVRPLAASFGITRTRANALEVDGEGRLTGRVSGPVVDRAAKAAALREYAAADGVDLADTVAIGDGANDLDMLALAGTGVAFNAKPVVAEQADHAITGSLAAVIDLLR; this is translated from the coding sequence GTGACCAGCACGCAGCCGATCAGCGACCCGACCACCACCTCGACCCCCGACGGCGGCGTACCGGTTCCGCGGCGGCTGGTGGTGATGGACGTGGACTCCACGTTCATCACCGCCGAGGTCGTGGAGCTGCTCGCCGAGCACGCCGGCGCCCGGGCCGAGGTCGCGGCCATCACCGAGGCCGCGATGCGCGGCGAGCTCGACTTCGCGGCCTCGCTGCACGCGCGCGTCGCGACGCTCGCGGGCCTGCCGACCTCCGTCTTCGAGGACGTGCGTGCCCGGCTCGAGGTCTCCCCCGGCGTCCCCGAGCTCGTCGCGTTCCTCGCGGAGCGGAGGTGGCCGCTCGCGCTCGTGTCCGGTGGGTTCATCGAGGTGGTCCGCCCGCTGGCGGCGTCGTTCGGCATCACGCGCACGCGCGCCAACGCGCTCGAGGTCGACGGCGAGGGCCGCCTGACCGGGCGGGTGTCAGGACCGGTCGTGGACCGGGCGGCCAAGGCGGCCGCCCTGCGGGAGTACGCCGCGGCCGACGGCGTCGACCTCGCCGACACCGTCGCGATCGGCGACGGCGCGAACGACCTCGACATGCTGGCGCTGGCGGGGACCGGCGTCGCGTTCAACGCGAAGCCGGTCGTCGCGGAGCAGGCCGACCACGCGATCACCGGTTCGCTCGCCGCGGTGATCGACCTCCTGCGGTAG
- a CDS encoding NfeD family protein: protein MEWVWWLALSLILGVVEVLIVDLLFLMFAGGALAATVAAALGAPLAVQVAVFAVVSVLLLVAIRPWALRRFRKQEPETATNVSALIGRDAVVLASVSGLAGRVKLAGEVWSARFDGTGELTVGSPVTVVAIDGATAVVAPREAAGGGISDAPGGFGSFTGPGGGPPAPSYPPGSYPSAAPPAAP, encoded by the coding sequence ATGGAGTGGGTGTGGTGGCTGGCTCTCAGCCTGATCCTCGGGGTGGTCGAGGTCCTGATCGTCGACCTCCTCTTCCTCATGTTCGCCGGCGGCGCGCTCGCCGCCACCGTTGCGGCCGCCCTGGGCGCCCCGCTGGCCGTGCAGGTGGCGGTCTTCGCCGTCGTCTCCGTCCTCCTGCTCGTGGCCATCCGCCCGTGGGCGCTGCGCCGCTTCAGGAAGCAGGAGCCCGAGACCGCGACGAACGTCTCCGCGCTGATCGGGCGCGACGCCGTCGTGCTCGCCTCCGTCTCCGGCCTCGCCGGGCGCGTCAAGCTCGCCGGCGAGGTGTGGTCGGCGCGGTTCGACGGCACGGGCGAGCTCACCGTCGGGTCGCCCGTCACGGTCGTCGCGATCGACGGCGCGACGGCGGTCGTGGCGCCCCGCGAGGCCGCCGGCGGCGGGATCAGCGACGCCCCGGGCGGGTTCGGCAGCTTCACCGGACCCGGTGGTGGTCCGCCCGCGCCGTCCTACCCGCCGGGCTCCTACCCCTCGGCCGCGCCGCCCGCCGCCCCCTGA
- a CDS encoding SixA phosphatase family protein — protein MTVPVPVPRTLVLMRHASAQPWADADGSDHDRELTSAGLRQAAAAGRALAGRGFSPDLVLVSSAVRTRQTWEQVAAGLPRHGDVEVRDDLYDADAGDVAGLLTEVDDAVATVLVIGHEPVISSLARRLASAGSSAAHLVAAGVPTATRCVLEVDSPWSDLAPRGADLVAVDRTPTD, from the coding sequence GTGACCGTGCCCGTCCCCGTGCCCCGCACGCTCGTGCTGATGCGCCACGCGAGCGCGCAGCCGTGGGCGGACGCGGACGGTTCCGACCACGACCGCGAGCTCACGTCGGCGGGGCTCCGCCAGGCGGCCGCCGCCGGGCGCGCGCTCGCGGGGCGCGGGTTCTCACCCGACCTCGTGCTGGTCTCGAGCGCGGTGCGCACGCGGCAGACCTGGGAGCAGGTGGCGGCGGGGCTGCCCCGACACGGTGACGTGGAGGTGCGCGACGACCTCTACGACGCCGACGCCGGTGACGTCGCCGGCCTCCTGACCGAGGTCGACGACGCGGTGGCGACGGTGCTGGTGATCGGCCACGAGCCCGTGATCAGCTCGCTCGCCCGGCGCCTCGCGAGCGCGGGCTCGAGCGCGGCGCACCTCGTCGCGGCCGGGGTCCCGACGGCGACGCGGTGCGTGCTCGAGGTCGACTCGCCCTGGTCCGACCTCGCGCCGCGGGGCGCGGACCTGGTCGCGGTCGACCGGACACCGACCGACTGA
- a CDS encoding ABC transporter ATP-binding protein → MAALSFDDVTVRRGGREIVSHLTWEVEDGERWVVLGRNGAGKTTLVQLASARMHPTSGTVEVLEERLGRVDVFELRPRIGLASAALAEHIPPDESVLDAVQTASYGVTGRWRETYEELDTDRARALLAAFGMGSMTERTYGTLSEGERKRTQIARALMSDPELLLLDEPAAGLDLGGREELVAALSELAADDRSPVLVVVTHHVEEIPPHFTHALLLRDGTVEAAGPLEEVLTAEHLSATFGVELEVEHRDGRWAARAAAARGSRGRRSA, encoded by the coding sequence ATGGCTGCGCTCTCGTTCGACGACGTGACGGTACGACGCGGAGGGCGCGAGATCGTCTCCCACCTCACCTGGGAGGTCGAGGACGGCGAGCGGTGGGTCGTGCTGGGCCGCAACGGCGCCGGGAAGACGACGCTGGTCCAGCTGGCCTCGGCCCGCATGCACCCCACGAGCGGGACCGTCGAGGTCCTCGAGGAGCGGCTGGGCCGCGTCGACGTGTTCGAGCTGCGCCCGCGCATCGGGCTGGCGAGCGCGGCGCTGGCCGAGCACATCCCGCCGGACGAGAGCGTGCTCGACGCCGTGCAGACCGCCTCCTACGGCGTCACCGGGCGCTGGCGCGAGACCTACGAGGAGCTCGACACCGACCGCGCCCGCGCGCTGCTGGCCGCGTTCGGCATGGGGTCGATGACGGAGCGCACCTACGGCACGCTCTCGGAGGGCGAGCGCAAGCGCACGCAGATCGCGCGTGCGCTGATGAGCGACCCCGAGCTGCTGCTGCTGGACGAGCCCGCGGCCGGGCTCGACCTCGGCGGTCGCGAGGAGCTCGTGGCGGCGCTCTCGGAGCTCGCCGCCGACGACCGCTCGCCCGTCCTCGTGGTCGTCACGCACCACGTCGAGGAGATCCCCCCGCACTTCACGCACGCGCTCCTGCTGCGCGACGGGACGGTCGAGGCGGCCGGTCCGCTCGAGGAGGTCCTCACGGCCGAGCACCTGAGCGCGACGTTCGGCGTCGAGCTCGAGGTCGAGCACCGGGACGGGCGCTGGGCCGCGAGGGCCGCCGCGGCCCGCGGGTCGCGGGGCCGCCGCAGCGCCTGA
- the glgC gene encoding glucose-1-phosphate adenylyltransferase, whose product MAAKRVLAIVLAGGEGKRLMPLTADRAKPAVPFGGIYRLIDFALSNIVNSQYLHVVVLTQYKSHSLDRHIAKTWDMSRMLGNYVVPVPAQQRMGKNWYLGSADAIYQSLNLLDDERPDIVVVVGADNIYRMDFSQMVDAHVASGARMTVAGIRQPRHLADQFGVIEADPEDPRRIKAFLEKPATAEGLADSPDEILVSMGNYVFDADALVEAVRRDAESPDTRHDMGGDIVPAFVERGEAALYDFIENDVPGSNDRDRDYWRDVGTIDAYYEANMDLINIEPVFNLYNDDWPVYTGYTGLPPAKFVHSSPERIGLAVDSIISPGVVVSGAEVHGSVLSPHTKLNSWSRVDDSVILDSVTVARRAHVNRAILDKFVVIEEGASVGLNRELDVARGFTVTPSGITVVPKGTRVGVDSVTPYAFGRTLGA is encoded by the coding sequence ATGGCAGCCAAACGCGTCCTCGCAATCGTCCTCGCCGGCGGTGAGGGTAAGCGGCTCATGCCCCTCACCGCTGATCGGGCAAAGCCGGCCGTCCCCTTCGGGGGCATCTACCGCCTCATCGACTTCGCACTGTCGAACATCGTCAACAGCCAGTACCTGCACGTCGTCGTGCTCACGCAGTACAAGTCCCACAGCCTGGACCGCCACATCGCCAAGACGTGGGACATGTCCCGGATGCTCGGCAACTACGTCGTCCCCGTCCCCGCGCAGCAGCGCATGGGGAAGAACTGGTACCTCGGCAGCGCCGACGCGATCTACCAGAGCCTCAACCTGCTCGACGACGAGCGGCCCGACATCGTCGTCGTCGTCGGCGCGGACAACATCTACCGCATGGACTTCTCCCAGATGGTCGACGCCCACGTCGCCTCGGGGGCCCGGATGACGGTGGCGGGCATCCGCCAGCCGCGCCACCTCGCCGACCAGTTCGGGGTCATCGAGGCCGATCCCGAGGACCCCCGCCGCATCAAGGCGTTCCTGGAGAAGCCGGCGACGGCGGAGGGGCTCGCGGACTCCCCCGACGAGATCCTCGTGTCGATGGGCAACTACGTCTTCGACGCCGACGCGCTGGTCGAGGCGGTCCGGCGCGACGCCGAGAGCCCCGACACCCGCCACGACATGGGCGGCGACATCGTGCCCGCGTTCGTGGAGCGCGGCGAGGCGGCCCTGTACGACTTCATCGAGAACGACGTGCCGGGAAGCAACGACCGCGACCGCGACTACTGGCGCGACGTCGGCACGATCGACGCGTACTACGAGGCCAACATGGACCTCATCAACATCGAACCGGTCTTCAACCTGTACAACGACGACTGGCCGGTCTACACCGGGTACACCGGGCTGCCGCCCGCGAAGTTCGTGCACTCCTCGCCCGAGCGGATCGGGCTGGCGGTCGACTCGATCATCTCCCCCGGGGTCGTCGTCTCCGGCGCCGAGGTGCACGGGTCCGTGCTGTCGCCGCACACGAAGCTCAACTCGTGGTCGCGCGTGGACGACTCCGTCATCCTCGACAGCGTCACGGTCGCGCGCCGCGCGCACGTCAACCGGGCGATCCTGGACAAGTTCGTCGTGATCGAGGAGGGGGCCTCCGTCGGGCTGAACCGCGAGCTCGACGTCGCGCGCGGGTTCACCGTCACGCCGTCGGGCATCACCGTGGTGCCGAAGGGCACCCGCGTGGGCGTGGACAGCGTGACTCCGTACGCGTTCGGCCGGACACTGGGGGCGTGA
- a CDS encoding SURF1 family protein codes for MTPERRRAVGVVLGVVAGMVACALLGWWQLERHLDRAAQVGLITDNLDRPAEPLAELLPGEDLAAGDVWRTASVTGEWVDSSGVQLRNRPVQDANASHALALFRTDETPARVLVVDRGWWRQTDVVPDGALEVPGSGPTTIEVRLRAQEDLDSRPNPAGEVFRVHPVSVLEQSGLAAGDLDGELVESAYGMITDPPPSGVLGGLPDPDTSLRSHLSYALQWWFFGAALPVGAVIIKRRGDAEVAALAQEAQEARAGADGGASPSGARRPARRRRTSMEDEEDALLDAAEAAERAARDVERVTPGR; via the coding sequence GTGACGCCCGAGCGTCGGCGCGCTGTCGGGGTGGTCCTGGGTGTCGTCGCCGGCATGGTCGCGTGCGCGCTGCTCGGGTGGTGGCAGCTGGAGCGGCACCTCGACCGCGCCGCCCAGGTCGGCCTCATCACCGACAACCTGGACCGCCCGGCGGAGCCGCTGGCCGAGCTGCTGCCGGGCGAGGACCTGGCAGCCGGCGACGTCTGGCGCACCGCGTCGGTCACCGGTGAGTGGGTGGACTCCTCCGGCGTGCAGCTGCGCAACCGGCCGGTGCAGGACGCGAACGCGTCCCACGCGCTCGCCCTCTTCCGGACCGACGAGACGCCCGCGCGGGTGCTCGTCGTCGACCGCGGCTGGTGGCGGCAGACCGACGTCGTCCCCGACGGCGCGCTGGAGGTGCCCGGCTCCGGACCGACGACCATCGAGGTGCGCCTGCGGGCCCAGGAGGACCTGGACTCGCGCCCCAACCCCGCCGGCGAGGTGTTCCGCGTCCACCCGGTCAGCGTGCTGGAGCAGTCGGGGCTCGCGGCGGGCGACCTCGACGGCGAGCTCGTCGAGAGCGCCTACGGCATGATCACCGATCCGCCGCCGAGCGGGGTGCTCGGTGGGCTGCCCGATCCGGACACCAGCCTGCGCTCGCACCTGTCCTACGCGCTGCAGTGGTGGTTCTTCGGCGCCGCGCTGCCGGTCGGTGCGGTCATCATCAAGCGTCGGGGCGACGCGGAGGTGGCAGCGCTGGCGCAGGAGGCGCAGGAGGCGCGCGCGGGGGCCGACGGCGGTGCGTCGCCGTCCGGCGCGCGGCGGCCCGCGCGTCGTCGTCGCACCTCGATGGAGGACGAGGAGGACGCGCTGCTCGACGCCGCGGAGGCGGCCGAGCGGGCCGCGCGCGACGTCGAGCGGGTCACGCCAGGGAGATGA
- the fabG gene encoding 3-oxoacyl-ACP reductase FabG has product MQNPSRPPRTVVVTGATRGIGRSIAERFVAAGDRVATLSRGSDVPDGVLAVPGDVTDSAAVDAGFTAIEEQLGPVDVLVANAGITRDGLLMRMSDADFDAVIDVNLAGAFRCARRASKGMIKQRSGRIVLISSVVGLFGGPGQVNYAASKAGLVGVARSITRELGGRGITANVVAPGYIRTAMTDELSETLQKTARASIPAGRFAEPEEVAGVVEFLAGPDAAYITGAVIPVDGGLGMGH; this is encoded by the coding sequence GTGCAGAACCCGTCTCGCCCGCCCCGTACCGTCGTCGTCACCGGAGCCACCCGGGGGATCGGTCGGTCGATCGCCGAGCGGTTCGTCGCTGCGGGAGACCGCGTCGCCACCCTCTCGCGCGGCAGCGACGTCCCCGACGGCGTGCTCGCCGTCCCGGGTGACGTCACCGACTCGGCCGCGGTCGACGCCGGATTCACCGCCATCGAGGAGCAGCTCGGCCCGGTCGACGTGCTCGTGGCCAACGCCGGCATCACGCGCGACGGTCTCCTGATGCGGATGAGCGATGCGGACTTCGACGCCGTGATCGACGTCAACCTCGCCGGCGCCTTCCGCTGCGCGCGCCGCGCCAGCAAGGGCATGATCAAGCAGCGCAGCGGCCGCATCGTGCTGATCTCCTCGGTCGTGGGCCTGTTCGGGGGACCCGGGCAGGTCAACTACGCGGCGAGCAAGGCCGGCCTCGTGGGGGTCGCCCGCTCGATCACGCGCGAGCTGGGCGGTCGGGGGATCACCGCGAACGTCGTCGCCCCCGGGTACATCCGGACCGCGATGACCGACGAGCTGTCGGAGACCCTGCAGAAGACCGCGCGCGCCTCGATCCCCGCGGGCCGCTTCGCCGAGCCCGAGGAGGTGGCTGGCGTCGTGGAGTTCCTCGCGGGCCCGGACGCCGCGTACATCACCGGCGCCGTCATCCCCGTCGACGGCGGTCTCGGCATGGGGCACTGA
- the fabI gene encoding enoyl-ACP reductase FabI → MGMLDGKTLLITGVLTDASIAFHAARLAQEEGAEVILSSFGRQAKLTQLAAKRLPRLAPVVELDVTDADHLAGLEAALREHTDRLDGVVHSIGFAPQSVMGGKFLEAEWADVATAVEVSAFSLKSLAVAAAPLLTEGGSVVGLTFDARFAWPVYDWMGVAKAAFEATSRYLARDLGARDIRVNLVSAGPIKTTAARSIPGFEQMESNWSERAPLGWDSKNPEPAARAVVALCSDWFPATTGEMVHVDGGFHAMGQ, encoded by the coding sequence ATGGGCATGCTCGACGGCAAGACCCTTCTCATCACCGGCGTCCTCACCGACGCGTCCATCGCCTTCCACGCCGCGCGCCTGGCGCAGGAGGAGGGGGCCGAGGTCATCCTGTCCTCCTTCGGTCGGCAGGCGAAGCTGACGCAGCTCGCCGCCAAGCGCCTGCCGCGGCTCGCGCCCGTGGTCGAGCTCGACGTCACCGACGCCGACCACCTCGCCGGGCTCGAGGCCGCGCTGCGCGAGCACACCGACCGTCTCGACGGCGTGGTGCACTCGATCGGGTTCGCACCGCAGAGCGTCATGGGCGGCAAGTTCCTCGAGGCCGAGTGGGCCGACGTCGCCACCGCCGTCGAGGTCTCGGCCTTCTCGCTGAAGTCCCTCGCCGTCGCGGCCGCACCGCTGCTGACGGAGGGCGGCTCCGTCGTCGGGCTGACCTTCGACGCGCGCTTCGCGTGGCCGGTCTACGACTGGATGGGTGTGGCGAAGGCGGCCTTCGAGGCCACGTCGCGCTACCTCGCGCGCGACCTCGGCGCCCGCGACATCCGGGTCAACCTCGTCTCGGCCGGTCCGATCAAGACGACGGCGGCCCGCTCGATCCCCGGGTTCGAGCAGATGGAGAGCAACTGGTCGGAGCGCGCGCCGCTCGGCTGGGACTCGAAGAACCCGGAGCCGGCGGCGCGCGCCGTCGTCGCCCTCTGCTCGGACTGGTTCCCGGCGACGACGGGCGAGATGGTGCACGTCGACGGCGGGTTCCACGCGATGGGGCAGTAG
- a CDS encoding TrmH family RNA methyltransferase — MTRPAPIELTDAADPRVAEYTGLTDVALRTRYESGAGLYMAESSTVIGRAVAAGHVPRSFLMAPRWLEQMSDVVAAFPDAPVYTAPEAVLEGITGFHLHRGALAAMNRPALPAVADVVRDTRRVAVIEDVVDHTNVGAMFRSAAGIGVDAVLVTPRCADPLYRRSVRVSMGTVFQVPWTRIDPWPSGVTVLQDLGFVVAGMTLGEGAVTLDSLAAARHERLALVFGTEGHGLTDRADALLDARVTIPMMNGVDSLNVAASSAVAFYATRAAPLS; from the coding sequence GTGACCCGCCCCGCCCCGATCGAGCTGACCGACGCCGCCGACCCCAGGGTCGCCGAGTACACCGGACTCACCGACGTCGCGCTGCGCACGCGCTACGAGAGCGGTGCCGGGCTCTACATGGCCGAGTCCTCGACCGTCATCGGACGCGCGGTCGCGGCCGGCCACGTGCCGCGGTCGTTCCTGATGGCGCCGCGCTGGCTCGAGCAGATGTCCGACGTCGTGGCCGCCTTCCCCGACGCCCCGGTCTACACCGCCCCGGAGGCGGTGCTGGAGGGCATCACCGGCTTCCACCTGCACCGCGGAGCGCTGGCGGCGATGAACCGCCCGGCGCTGCCCGCCGTCGCCGATGTCGTGCGGGACACGCGGCGCGTCGCCGTGATCGAGGACGTCGTCGACCACACGAACGTGGGCGCGATGTTCCGCAGCGCCGCCGGGATCGGTGTCGACGCCGTCCTGGTGACGCCGCGCTGCGCGGATCCGCTGTACCGGCGCAGCGTACGCGTCTCGATGGGGACGGTCTTCCAGGTGCCCTGGACGCGGATCGATCCCTGGCCCTCCGGCGTCACCGTGCTGCAGGACCTGGGGTTCGTGGTCGCGGGCATGACCCTCGGCGAGGGGGCCGTGACGCTGGACTCCCTCGCGGCGGCGCGGCACGAACGCCTCGCGCTGGTGTTCGGCACCGAGGGCCACGGTCTCACGGACCGTGCCGACGCCCTGCTCGACGCCCGTGTCACGATCCCGATGATGAACGGTGTCGACTCGCTGAACGTCGCCGCCTCGAGCGCGGTGGCCTTCTACGCCACCCGTGCGGCGCCGCTGTCCTGA
- a CDS encoding SPFH domain-containing protein produces MEPSTIIGIVVLALLAIFVITAIARAVRIVPQAVALIVERLGRYHSTMYAGLHFLIPFIDRVRAGVDLREQVVSFPPQPVITSDNLVVSIDTVIYFQVTDPKSATYEIANYITGIEQLTVTTLRNVIGSMDLEQTLTSRDQINGQLRGVLDEATGRWGIRVNRVELKAIDPPQSVQGSMEQQMRAERDRRAAILTAEGVKQSQILTAEGEKQSAILRAEGQAQSAILKAQGESKAITQVFDAIHRGDADPKLLAYQYLQMLPQIANGTSSKMWIVPTEFTAALSGIAGAFGVDPVAGPPSADDGERRETATERARREASDSDDDPFAGTALQDPAEALAQARSSASEASGEARESGTLSGRRRDVRHEVGQQPAGESTPDAHHFTEPGQDLGGQGVPPRPTE; encoded by the coding sequence GTGGAACCCTCGACCATCATCGGCATCGTCGTCCTGGCGCTGCTGGCGATCTTCGTCATCACCGCGATCGCGCGGGCGGTGCGGATCGTGCCGCAGGCCGTGGCGCTCATCGTGGAGCGGCTCGGCCGCTACCACTCGACGATGTACGCCGGCCTGCACTTCCTCATCCCGTTCATCGACCGCGTCCGTGCCGGCGTCGACCTGCGCGAGCAGGTCGTCTCCTTCCCGCCGCAGCCGGTCATCACCTCCGACAACCTCGTGGTGAGCATCGACACGGTCATCTACTTCCAGGTGACCGACCCGAAGTCGGCGACCTACGAGATCGCGAACTACATCACCGGTATCGAGCAGCTCACCGTCACGACGCTGCGCAACGTGATCGGCTCGATGGACCTCGAGCAGACGCTCACCAGCCGCGACCAGATCAACGGTCAGCTGCGCGGTGTGCTGGACGAGGCGACCGGTCGCTGGGGCATCCGCGTCAACCGCGTGGAGCTCAAGGCGATCGACCCGCCCCAGAGCGTGCAGGGGTCGATGGAGCAGCAGATGCGCGCCGAGCGCGACCGCCGCGCCGCCATCCTCACGGCCGAGGGTGTCAAGCAGTCGCAGATCCTCACCGCCGAGGGTGAGAAGCAGTCCGCGATCCTGCGGGCCGAGGGCCAGGCGCAGTCCGCGATCCTCAAGGCCCAGGGTGAGTCCAAGGCCATCACCCAGGTGTTCGACGCCATCCACCGCGGCGACGCCGACCCCAAGCTGCTGGCCTACCAGTACCTGCAGATGCTGCCGCAGATCGCGAACGGCACCTCGAGCAAGATGTGGATCGTGCCGACGGAGTTCACCGCGGCACTCAGCGGGATCGCCGGTGCGTTCGGGGTGGACCCCGTCGCGGGTCCGCCGTCGGCCGACGACGGCGAGCGGCGCGAGACCGCCACCGAGCGGGCGCGGCGCGAGGCCAGCGACAGCGACGACGACCCGTTCGCCGGCACGGCGCTGCAGGATCCGGCCGAGGCGCTGGCGCAGGCCCGCAGCTCGGCGAGCGAGGCCTCGGGCGAGGCGCGCGAGTCCGGGACGCTGTCGGGCCGACGGCGTGACGTCCGGCACGAGGTCGGGCAGCAGCCGGCGGGGGAGAGCACGCCGGACGCGCACCACTTCACCGAGCCGGGGCAGGACCTCGGCGGCCAGGGCGTGCCACCCCGCCCGACCGAGTAG
- a CDS encoding ABC transporter ATP-binding protein, with protein MLVRLLRDHLRPYRGAVAVVVLLQLLQTIGSLLLPNLNARIIDEGVAVGDIGAIWRLGAIMLAVTVAQGVAAVVAVYFGARTAMALGRDVRAALFARVQRFSAQEMGTFGAPSLITRTTNDVQQIQMFVLMTLTIIVMAPIMLVGGTVMALQEDVKLSALLLVIVPVLVGVVALIVSRMVPYFRRMQTRLDAVNGVMREQITGIRVIRAFVREDLERARYAVVNADLAEVSVRVGKLMALMFPAVMVVMNLSSVAVLWFGGRYVDAGEMQIGALTAFLSYIMFILMAVMMSSMMIMIGPRAAVSATRVGEVLDSAPTVLAPADPVVPEHVTGRLELDGVSFGYPGAQEDVLHDVSFVAEPGMTTAVIGSTGSGKSTLVNLVARLFDAREGSVRIDGVDVRDLAPEHLSASIGLVPQRAFLFSGTVASNLRLGGAGASEEELWDVLRTAQAESFVREMDGGLEAEIAQGGTNVSGGQRQRLSIARALAHRPRIYLFDDSFSALDVATDAALRAALRPHVRDAVVIVVAQRVASIRDADQILVLDEGRLVARGTHHELLEESETYREIVTSQMTLEEAR; from the coding sequence GTGCTCGTCCGACTGCTCCGAGACCACCTCCGGCCCTACCGCGGCGCCGTCGCCGTCGTCGTCCTGCTGCAGCTGCTGCAGACCATCGGGTCGCTCCTGCTGCCCAACCTCAACGCCCGGATCATCGACGAGGGCGTCGCCGTCGGCGACATCGGGGCGATCTGGCGGCTCGGGGCGATCATGCTCGCGGTCACGGTGGCGCAGGGCGTGGCCGCCGTCGTCGCCGTCTACTTCGGCGCGCGCACGGCCATGGCGCTCGGGCGGGACGTCCGGGCCGCGCTGTTCGCCCGCGTGCAGCGCTTCTCCGCCCAGGAGATGGGGACGTTCGGTGCGCCCTCGCTGATCACGCGCACGACGAACGACGTGCAGCAGATCCAGATGTTCGTGCTCATGACCCTGACGATCATCGTGATGGCGCCGATCATGCTGGTGGGCGGCACCGTCATGGCGCTCCAGGAGGACGTCAAGCTCTCGGCGCTCCTGCTCGTGATCGTGCCGGTGCTGGTGGGCGTCGTCGCCCTTATCGTCTCGCGCATGGTGCCCTACTTCCGCCGCATGCAGACGCGCCTCGACGCCGTCAACGGGGTGATGCGAGAGCAGATCACGGGCATCCGCGTGATCCGCGCCTTCGTCCGCGAGGACCTCGAGCGGGCGCGCTACGCCGTCGTGAACGCCGACCTCGCCGAGGTCTCGGTCCGCGTGGGAAAGCTGATGGCGCTGATGTTCCCGGCCGTCATGGTGGTCATGAACCTCTCCAGCGTCGCGGTGCTGTGGTTCGGCGGCCGGTACGTGGACGCGGGCGAGATGCAGATCGGCGCCCTGACGGCGTTCCTCAGCTACATCATGTTCATCCTCATGGCCGTGATGATGAGCTCGATGATGATCATGATCGGTCCGCGCGCGGCGGTCTCCGCCACGCGCGTGGGCGAGGTCCTCGACTCCGCGCCGACGGTGCTCGCCCCGGCCGACCCCGTCGTGCCCGAGCACGTCACCGGCCGGCTCGAGCTCGACGGCGTGAGCTTCGGCTACCCGGGTGCGCAGGAGGACGTGCTGCACGACGTCTCGTTCGTCGCGGAGCCGGGGATGACGACGGCGGTGATCGGCTCGACCGGGTCCGGCAAGTCCACGCTGGTCAACCTGGTCGCGCGGCTGTTCGACGCGCGCGAGGGCAGCGTCCGCATCGACGGCGTCGACGTGCGCGACCTCGCGCCCGAGCACCTCAGCGCGAGCATCGGGCTCGTGCCGCAGCGCGCCTTCCTCTTCTCCGGCACGGTGGCCAGCAACCTCCGGCTCGGCGGCGCGGGGGCGAGCGAGGAGGAGCTGTGGGACGTGCTGCGCACAGCCCAGGCGGAGTCGTTCGTGCGCGAGATGGACGGCGGGCTCGAGGCCGAGATCGCCCAGGGCGGGACGAACGTCTCCGGTGGCCAGCGGCAGCGGCTCTCGATCGCCCGGGCGCTGGCCCACCGACCCCGGATCTACCTGTTCGACGACTCCTTCTCGGCGCTCGACGTCGCGACGGACGCCGCGCTGCGCGCGGCCCTGCGGCCGCACGTGCGCGACGCCGTCGTGATCGTGGTGGCCCAGCGCGTGGCGAGCATCCGCGACGCCGACCAGATCCTGGTGCTGGACGAGGGCCGGCTGGTGGCGCGCGGGACGCACCACGAGCTGCTCGAGGAGAGCGAGACCTACCGCGAGATCGTCACGTCCCAGATGACGCTGGAGGAGGCGCGGTGA